In a genomic window of Corynebacterium coyleae:
- a CDS encoding DUF4192 family protein, which translates to MSNYSQTLTSHGEILANIPGILGFYPQDSLVFAFFKQDSDTHSLSLGPLARLDLDGAIQQLTEDREKFAAWTETLDLDAVAAYVITDDMVEADAAAHFLCSEDSPLRSEVLAVIQTSEITAGTAWCAMYLHPNSCEPQAGRISNIHASAALQQLLEQTGDLPALSREEIENRLNSTEHDIDAAEHEDIIEDALAYVPPIFRDVLQREYEQAAAGMTQPSARAIRSALKCFTTPRLRDPLLAALLEEPQAGLKFAEQVMRAVPAHWPGMRAQLTATVAVLAQATGQTGLAGVAAHRATEISSKETFPSLVAKLIDIGEGSRLAEVVHEGGAQARVQLFEN; encoded by the coding sequence ATGTCCAACTATTCGCAGACACTTACCTCTCACGGCGAGATTCTCGCAAACATCCCCGGCATCCTGGGCTTCTACCCGCAGGACTCGCTGGTGTTCGCGTTTTTCAAACAAGACAGCGACACGCACAGCCTGAGCCTCGGGCCACTTGCCCGGCTTGATCTCGACGGAGCGATCCAACAGCTCACCGAGGATCGTGAGAAGTTCGCAGCATGGACTGAGACGCTGGATCTCGACGCTGTTGCGGCGTACGTCATCACCGACGACATGGTTGAAGCAGATGCAGCGGCGCACTTCCTCTGTAGCGAGGATTCCCCGCTGCGCAGTGAGGTACTGGCGGTCATTCAAACGTCAGAAATCACCGCTGGTACTGCCTGGTGTGCGATGTACTTGCACCCAAACTCATGTGAGCCACAGGCGGGCAGAATCAGCAACATCCACGCCTCAGCAGCGCTACAGCAGTTGCTTGAGCAGACCGGCGATCTCCCAGCGCTCTCGCGTGAAGAGATTGAGAACAGGCTGAACAGCACCGAGCACGACATCGACGCCGCAGAGCATGAAGACATCATCGAAGACGCGCTGGCGTATGTTCCACCCATCTTCCGAGACGTACTGCAGCGTGAGTACGAGCAGGCAGCGGCGGGGATGACGCAGCCGAGTGCGCGTGCTATCCGATCTGCGCTGAAGTGCTTCACGACACCGCGCTTGCGTGATCCATTGCTTGCTGCGCTGCTTGAGGAGCCACAAGCAGGTCTCAAGTTCGCTGAGCAGGTGATGCGCGCTGTACCGGCTCACTGGCCTGGGATGAGGGCACAGCTTACGGCCACTGTCGCCGTGCTGGCCCAGGCAACCGGCCAGACGGGTCTGGCTGGCGTTGCCGCACACAGGGCCACCGAGATCAGCAGCAAAGAGACGTTCCCGTCGCTGGTGGCGAAGTTAATCGACATTGGCGAGGGCAGTCGTCTCGCAGAAGTGGTTCACGAGGGCGGTGCTCAGGCTCGCGTGCAGTTGTTCGAAAACTAG
- a CDS encoding recombinase family protein, protein MFIGYARVSTSKQGQSLDTQREALIDAGCDAAHIYTDTISGTNWQRPGLDAALAYMRPNDTLVVTRLDRLGRSLADTVNTIADLAERDINVKVLEPALDTSKPTDKVVINVMASLAEWERDLLVQRTREGVAHARAQGRVAGPKPKLSDEQAQVAKELIDGGKSVSAVARTFNVSRPTIYRAIERIEADA, encoded by the coding sequence ATGTTTATCGGTTACGCGCGCGTTTCGACCTCCAAGCAGGGACAGTCGCTCGACACCCAGCGTGAGGCGCTCATCGACGCTGGCTGCGACGCTGCGCACATCTACACCGACACCATCAGCGGCACGAACTGGCAGCGGCCTGGTCTGGACGCAGCGCTGGCCTATATGCGGCCCAACGATACGCTCGTCGTGACCCGGCTCGACAGGCTCGGCCGCAGCCTCGCAGATACCGTGAACACCATCGCCGACCTGGCGGAGCGCGACATCAACGTCAAGGTGTTGGAGCCAGCGCTGGACACGTCGAAGCCCACCGACAAAGTGGTTATCAACGTCATGGCCAGCTTGGCTGAGTGGGAGCGTGACCTGCTTGTTCAGCGCACCCGTGAAGGCGTGGCTCACGCCCGTGCGCAGGGCAGGGTAGCCGGGCCGAAGCCCAAGCTCAGCGACGAACAGGCACAAGTCGCAAAAGAACTCATCGATGGCGGTAAGTCCGTGAGTGCAGTGGCGAGGACGTTCAACGTGTCCAGGCCAACGATTTACCGCGCTATTGAGCGTATCGAAGCAGACGCTTAA
- a CDS encoding Lrp/AsnC family transcriptional regulator — MLTRDARIPLRELAKQVEAPLHLVQRSKDFLINSQVIVFRCDVARRKFDYKFSLVVILRTSPESANELVRRMGKWAESRFCAEVFNKDNVVAIFGIRDTPLITSLLTRIEREAPAAEIVSYEIAYRMEKVYGWLLDPNGHQVGHVPLELA; from the coding sequence GTGTTAACGCGTGATGCGCGGATACCCCTTCGTGAGCTAGCGAAACAAGTGGAAGCACCGTTGCATCTCGTACAACGATCAAAAGATTTCCTTATCAACAGTCAAGTGATCGTCTTTCGGTGTGATGTGGCTCGCCGAAAGTTCGACTATAAGTTTTCTTTGGTTGTAATCCTGCGCACTAGTCCCGAGTCTGCAAACGAGCTCGTACGCCGCATGGGCAAATGGGCCGAGTCCCGATTCTGCGCAGAAGTGTTCAATAAAGACAACGTTGTCGCTATTTTTGGTATCCGCGATACCCCGCTTATCACCAGCTTGCTAACGCGGATCGAGCGCGAAGCGCCCGCAGCTGAAATTGTTAGCTACGAGATCGCTTACCGCATGGAAAAGGTCTATGGGTGGCTCCTCGACCCAAACGGACACCAAGTAGGACATGTTCCTCTGGAGTTGGCCTAG
- a CDS encoding ATP-binding protein, with product MTQPQPASASARFLDESILPVFTDLRMTAFGRTVIDIAADPVFDSWSFSDKVLYALDKEVAAKRERRVNKLLKASRSPNLDACIEDITYAPGRNLNKEQITRLAHCQWCQKAQSIVILGKSSVGKTYLAQALLTAACRNDYSARFFRTDTLANQLMVLRHDDTARMEFLQDLHLADVLVLDDFLTTPIDAATAHQLLNILAEREHRGSTIVTSQFTPDEWYKSIPDAVIAESILNRLVVGAEIITLEGPNMRLEANTQ from the coding sequence ATGACACAGCCACAACCAGCATCAGCATCAGCGCGCTTTCTTGATGAATCGATCCTGCCTGTCTTTACCGATCTACGTATGACGGCTTTTGGCCGAACCGTGATTGATATTGCAGCAGATCCTGTCTTCGACTCGTGGAGCTTTTCTGACAAAGTGCTCTACGCGCTCGATAAAGAAGTCGCGGCCAAGCGTGAACGACGAGTCAACAAATTACTCAAAGCATCCCGATCGCCAAATCTCGATGCGTGTATCGAAGACATCACCTACGCACCCGGCCGCAACCTCAACAAAGAGCAAATCACCAGACTCGCTCACTGCCAATGGTGTCAAAAAGCGCAAAGCATTGTCATCCTCGGCAAATCATCCGTCGGCAAAACATACCTGGCCCAAGCACTCCTTACCGCTGCGTGCAGAAACGACTACTCTGCCCGTTTCTTCCGCACAGACACCCTGGCCAACCAGCTAATGGTGCTACGCCATGATGACACAGCACGCATGGAGTTTCTTCAAGACTTACACCTGGCAGACGTACTCGTGCTTGATGACTTCTTAACAACGCCGATTGATGCTGCCACAGCACACCAGCTGCTCAACATTCTTGCTGAGCGTGAACACCGGGGATCAACCATTGTCACCTCCCAGTTCACGCCCGATGAGTGGTACAAGTCCATCCCGGATGCTGTCATCGCCGAGTCGATACTGAATCGGCTTGTCGTTGGCGCTGAGATCATCACGCTGGAAGGCCCGAACATGCGCCTCGAAGCCAATACGCAGTAG
- a CDS encoding ATP-binding protein, with amino-acid sequence MSNINDETVRAKMRKLRVSTFADVFYEIVNDEAYADALPEDIFLAAVEEAYTQRQQRNIAKAITQAQFRYPDASLAEVTRAEQRGINMRQLKRIAATNWRENPTNIHILAPTGTGKTYIVCAIGVAACQAGYSVAYYRLDQLVDMLAVFSPTDQNYLDKMRKLINVDVLIIDDFMTMSINQRGQEDLSKIIFDRDGRLPTLISSQSAAAYWVEALPDRVGADSLVSRLNNGHRIRIGDFDMRKATAPIEPDE; translated from the coding sequence ATGAGCAACATCAATGACGAAACAGTACGGGCAAAAATGCGAAAGCTTCGCGTATCGACCTTCGCTGATGTCTTCTACGAGATTGTCAACGACGAGGCCTACGCGGATGCGCTACCAGAGGACATCTTCCTCGCAGCAGTCGAAGAGGCCTACACACAACGGCAACAACGCAACATCGCCAAAGCCATCACCCAGGCACAATTCCGATACCCGGACGCGAGCCTTGCTGAAGTCACCCGAGCAGAACAACGCGGCATCAACATGCGCCAACTGAAACGAATCGCGGCGACCAACTGGCGGGAAAACCCGACCAACATTCACATCCTCGCACCGACCGGAACAGGGAAAACATACATAGTCTGCGCCATCGGCGTCGCCGCATGCCAAGCCGGATACTCCGTGGCCTACTACCGGCTAGACCAACTCGTAGACATGTTGGCGGTCTTCTCACCGACTGACCAAAACTACCTCGATAAGATGCGGAAACTGATCAATGTCGATGTCCTTATCATCGACGATTTTATGACCATGAGCATCAACCAGCGCGGGCAAGAAGACCTGAGCAAGATCATATTCGACCGCGACGGTCGACTCCCAACACTGATCTCCTCCCAATCGGCCGCCGCCTATTGGGTCGAAGCCCTCCCCGACAGAGTCGGAGCCGATTCACTCGTTAGCCGCCTCAACAACGGCCACCGAATCCGCATCGGAGACTTCGACATGCGCAAGGCCACCGCCCCAATAGAACCGGACGAATAA
- a CDS encoding transposase, with the protein MFGKTRGAVAQEYGVSSSSLGRWVAKAEGTLGTGSGSHMRAADAASQDPAEMAKRIKELERENEFLKKAAAFFATEHTTRTSSR; encoded by the coding sequence ATGTTCGGCAAGACTCGTGGTGCCGTGGCCCAGGAGTACGGGGTGTCGTCCTCGTCGTTGGGACGCTGGGTGGCCAAAGCCGAAGGCACCTTGGGCACTGGTTCCGGCAGCCACATGCGCGCTGCTGATGCCGCGTCGCAGGACCCGGCAGAGATGGCAAAGCGGATCAAAGAGCTCGAGCGTGAAAACGAGTTTTTAAAAAAAGCGGCCGCCTTCTTCGCCACGGAGCACACCACGAGGACCTCTTCGCGGTAA
- the istA gene encoding IS21 family transposase: protein MTDYRAVMDLVLQGWSVRQICSTVRCSHTTVQKARHTMAAHQITTGEQLAGITDEEMATWFVDGRSGAQGDFVPIDFDAVAKARTGRNKVTLQVLWGRYTTQPAHPSQRYYSYERFRQLVAEHVDATGLTARITHAPGHTMQVDWAGTAMRLFDPTDARGAKVSIFVASLPYSGMLFACACPNQRQQAWLWAHIQAFEYFGGVAEVIVPDNASTASHAISAADRNRQVNSTYEEFLEHYNTAALPARARRPKDKANVEAAVKIITQKVIHTLHGHQCIGLDELNARIRSLVDSINDAVPFRGINTSRRMLFDEFERDVLGELPTTPWQHTEWKRAKVAPNFHITVNTARYSVPYQLVGRTVDVRITGNEVTVFDAGQRVATHRLAQARGIYVTDVDHIPANMADTTGLWTSDYFYREAAKIGPATRTVIEELISAKAIPAQAFQSCRNVLNMGKHANKVILEQACARLIAPDGTRRAVSYTAVKNMMAAVRKDQSTRPTGHDLPATTAPETPPVEHARDTRGAYLGGSAQFSMENLTKKGPLQS from the coding sequence GTGACTGATTACCGGGCTGTGATGGACCTTGTCTTACAAGGCTGGTCCGTCCGCCAAATCTGCTCGACTGTGCGATGCTCACACACCACAGTTCAAAAAGCCCGCCACACAATGGCGGCACACCAGATCACAACCGGTGAACAACTCGCCGGTATCACCGACGAAGAAATGGCCACATGGTTTGTCGATGGCCGAAGTGGTGCCCAAGGCGACTTCGTACCCATCGACTTTGACGCAGTGGCCAAAGCACGTACCGGCCGCAACAAAGTCACTCTCCAAGTCTTGTGGGGCCGCTACACCACCCAACCAGCCCACCCGTCCCAGCGTTACTACAGCTACGAGCGTTTCCGCCAGCTTGTTGCTGAACACGTCGATGCCACAGGACTTACCGCACGCATTACCCATGCCCCGGGACACACCATGCAAGTCGACTGGGCTGGCACCGCAATGCGCCTGTTCGACCCAACTGATGCTCGGGGTGCAAAAGTCAGCATTTTCGTGGCGTCACTGCCGTATTCCGGCATGTTGTTTGCCTGTGCTTGCCCGAACCAGCGGCAACAAGCGTGGCTGTGGGCGCATATCCAAGCATTTGAATACTTCGGCGGGGTTGCTGAAGTCATCGTGCCGGACAATGCTTCGACAGCATCCCACGCAATTAGTGCTGCTGACCGCAACCGGCAGGTCAATTCCACCTACGAGGAATTCCTTGAGCACTACAACACTGCCGCGCTGCCTGCTCGTGCTCGGCGTCCAAAGGATAAGGCGAATGTAGAAGCAGCAGTCAAGATCATCACCCAAAAAGTCATCCACACCCTCCACGGACATCAATGTATTGGGCTCGATGAACTCAATGCGCGCATCCGCAGCCTGGTTGACAGCATCAATGACGCGGTACCGTTTCGCGGCATCAACACCAGCAGAAGGATGCTCTTTGACGAGTTTGAACGCGATGTACTCGGCGAACTTCCCACAACACCGTGGCAGCATACCGAATGGAAACGTGCGAAAGTCGCCCCCAACTTCCACATCACCGTCAACACAGCACGTTATTCGGTGCCTTACCAGCTCGTCGGCCGGACTGTCGATGTACGTATCACTGGCAATGAAGTAACCGTCTTTGATGCCGGGCAGCGTGTTGCAACCCACCGGCTTGCCCAAGCCCGGGGAATCTATGTCACCGATGTGGATCATATTCCTGCCAACATGGCTGATACCACAGGGTTGTGGACCAGTGACTACTTCTACCGTGAAGCAGCCAAGATCGGGCCAGCAACCCGGACAGTCATCGAAGAACTCATCAGCGCAAAGGCAATCCCTGCCCAGGCATTTCAGTCGTGCCGAAACGTACTGAATATGGGCAAACACGCCAACAAAGTGATTTTAGAACAAGCCTGTGCACGCCTGATCGCACCTGATGGCACCAGGAGAGCAGTGTCGTATACCGCGGTGAAAAACATGATGGCCGCGGTACGCAAAGACCAATCAACCCGCCCGACAGGCCATGATTTGCCAGCCACAACAGCGCCTGAAACACCACCGGTGGAACACGCACGCGATACCCGCGGCGCATATCTGGGTGGGTCTGCCCAGTTCAGTATGGAAAACCTCACGAAGAAAGGACCCCTACAGTCATGA
- the istA gene encoding IS21 family transposase codes for MMPRVLLPRGQKNLLPKRYPILTIALPDTHHGVTGYPRATEVVTHEPGQELYVDWAGDKVPVVDQASGDTAFKASLFVAVCPYSGLMYVTAAANEKMPAWIACHVKALNYLGKLPAVIVPDNASTATYRPRKHSGYRMVTDRYAAFADYYGVTIVPTRPGRPRDKAAVERAVKIAYTKILGYFSDEVFYNLDELNEAIADRLADINSAMTRADGTTRRMRFEQEEAPVMRDLPPTPFTEVSYKRLKVDRNWHITCDYQYYSVPFQLVGEAVTVRLTPQLVSIFNGDQLVAEHTRLHGFKYRYSTDPNHGPSSDDEGHKALTRDELLAWASSFGSATHTVIAMILDRNSAAVPRGLLQARNVLANLGKKHSKATLEPACQQVLEKKLAPTMAVIKRIQTDIAHAQQHPAAPGRKTQPATKNQQRPSAPLTSDAADAVFIRPADHYEN; via the coding sequence ATGATGCCGCGTGTCCTTTTGCCACGCGGTCAGAAGAATCTTCTCCCAAAGCGTTACCCGATACTCACCATTGCGTTACCCGATACTCACCACGGTGTTACTGGATACCCCCGCGCAACAGAAGTCGTCACCCATGAGCCGGGGCAAGAGCTTTACGTCGACTGGGCTGGCGACAAAGTGCCGGTGGTGGATCAGGCCAGTGGTGATACCGCATTCAAGGCGTCGCTGTTTGTCGCGGTATGCCCGTACTCAGGGCTGATGTACGTCACTGCTGCTGCGAATGAGAAGATGCCGGCTTGGATTGCATGCCACGTCAAAGCGTTGAACTATCTTGGCAAATTACCGGCGGTCATCGTGCCGGATAATGCCTCTACGGCGACCTACCGGCCGAGGAAGCATTCAGGCTACCGGATGGTCACTGACCGCTACGCAGCGTTTGCCGACTACTACGGGGTCACGATTGTGCCGACAAGACCTGGCAGGCCACGCGACAAAGCGGCAGTAGAACGTGCTGTGAAAATCGCCTACACCAAAATACTCGGGTATTTCAGCGACGAGGTCTTCTACAATCTCGATGAACTCAATGAGGCAATCGCTGACCGGCTTGCCGATATCAACAGCGCAATGACACGGGCTGATGGCACAACACGGCGCATGCGCTTTGAGCAAGAAGAAGCACCAGTGATGCGCGATCTGCCGCCGACACCGTTTACGGAAGTGTCATACAAGCGGCTCAAAGTCGACCGTAATTGGCACATCACCTGTGACTACCAGTACTATTCTGTGCCATTTCAGCTGGTAGGAGAGGCAGTGACGGTCAGGCTCACCCCGCAACTGGTGAGCATCTTCAACGGTGATCAACTAGTTGCTGAACACACACGCCTTCACGGATTCAAATACCGGTACTCCACTGATCCCAACCATGGGCCAAGCAGCGATGACGAAGGCCACAAGGCGCTCACCCGCGACGAACTCTTGGCTTGGGCCTCGTCGTTCGGTTCTGCAACGCACACAGTCATAGCGATGATCCTCGATCGTAATAGTGCCGCCGTACCCCGCGGACTTCTTCAAGCTCGCAACGTGCTGGCCAACCTGGGCAAAAAGCACAGCAAAGCCACCCTCGAGCCGGCGTGCCAGCAGGTCTTAGAAAAGAAGCTGGCTCCAACTATGGCTGTGATCAAGCGCATCCAGACTGACATTGCGCACGCTCAGCAGCACCCTGCTGCACCAGGGCGAAAGACACAGCCCGCGACGAAGAACCAACAACGCCCAAGCGCCCCGCTTACCAGCGACGCAGCTGACGCCGTCTTCATCCGGCCTGCTGACCACTACGAAAACTAG
- a CDS encoding IS3 family transposase, with product MIRFIDKYRNRFSVEFICKTLKNNRAGGFITSRGYRQSKARGLSARRLRDAVLVDRIRTVHRDNYGVYGVRKMWHALRRDGIDIGREQTARLMRLAGVSGKGKGGSPITTRKANVPDLRPDLVEREFKA from the coding sequence ATGATCCGGTTCATCGATAAATACCGGAATCGTTTCTCTGTCGAGTTCATTTGTAAGACGTTGAAGAATAACCGGGCTGGTGGGTTTATCACTTCGCGTGGTTATCGCCAGTCCAAGGCCCGTGGGTTAAGTGCTCGTCGCCTTCGTGATGCTGTGCTGGTCGACCGCATTAGAACTGTTCATCGGGATAATTACGGCGTCTACGGCGTGCGGAAAATGTGGCATGCTCTCCGCCGCGACGGAATTGATATCGGGCGTGAACAAACCGCCCGGCTGATGCGCTTGGCCGGTGTTTCTGGCAAAGGCAAAGGCGGATCACCTATCACAACCCGAAAAGCTAACGTGCCTGATCTGCGCCCGGACTTAGTCGAGCGTGAATTCAAAGCTTAA
- a CDS encoding type I restriction endonuclease, with translation MVNPILEEAMELTICRSLNGQGWIWNQGANDKGFDPELGLFPEDVLHWLKTQYPEQYERAIPETANDTERKSREYRLLKRLTKELDYTPILDGITKKVNGGLLGTLRDGFSFTQTDLGTVNFPDMAGFYPYDPAKTDVIDKAKENRLRVLQQVHFEKGGFGEIDLVLLVNGIPVITMELKTDNTQSIDDAVKQYKYDRKPNRSERPLLNPGRCLVHFAVSSREVMMTTELNGTDTVFLPFNQGTEEGRAGNPDNPNGYNVSYLWEWVCSPDLLLRILKDYALWEPSTKGNEGRLIFPRFHQLRSVERVTSDVATNGTGRRYLIQHSAGSGKTKTIAWLAHRANKMIHEDGTKLFDCVIVVTDRTVLDKNVADGLSLLQASEGMVINITSDDTSKSEKLNHYLTQGKRILSCTLQTFPALAQTIDRSPKLRNRRWLVIIDEAHSSQHGKASRTLLETLSDTPDELAEAATRAAADIEDEEMLDGGAALSEPAGSTQSGGLTRAEKDRLQQQRDSAVARSSNVTLVALTATPKAKTLAVFGEPSPDNPEKYVAFDLYSMAQAIDENFILDVLQNYISLSLYAKIEDQLGREDDVILGEAKSALKHFVRSHEKTIHSKAEVAVEHFNNNVRFLLGSTAKAMVVCDDRMSAYTWFRAVQDVIKSNPKYHGLEALVAFSGSLDVSKDEDIEEIVTESSLNNENAPEGHRRMETTKMFDGAAYKFLIVANKYQTGFDEPRLSAMYVDKPLSGVMAVQTLSRLNRTMPSKNKTKTFVVDFVNDPETILHSFQPYYSQASIDTEVDPDVLADLARVLDTSQFYDVEEMEAIADTVMDRDIDVKKKDSLLRIGIDPIITRWTEFYGGALVSGDKDNEAVATDFRANLVKYVHAWDFLSQFIDFQDITLHKRAIFADLLARNLKLGKKAREEDYVTGVEVVKTAVMGDVETGVELKLNIEDSRAPLPVPGFDGRVSTGGAGDPLQGAFREAVEQVNELFSAAGIDMSNSANTRMVHAVWEALANDEEVEALATKNPQEALAKSPKLRDKVLSAILGADAEHEQFTNLMLGGEDALNVLTAAMSRLAVAAMEDKARGIAVPDDALIGGAEEPQDESPVERRIQDLLDVMLMHAGASTVEEELARSLDDALSNRGTSNVFEVVRSQFVGHSLPVDGDLYQGVVMYAVEHY, from the coding sequence ATGGTGAACCCGATTCTTGAAGAAGCGATGGAACTGACCATCTGCCGATCTCTCAACGGCCAAGGCTGGATTTGGAACCAGGGTGCCAACGACAAGGGGTTCGACCCCGAACTTGGACTGTTCCCCGAAGACGTACTCCACTGGCTGAAGACTCAGTATCCGGAGCAATACGAGCGGGCGATTCCTGAGACTGCGAACGACACGGAGCGAAAGTCTCGTGAGTACCGGCTGCTAAAGCGGCTGACTAAGGAGCTCGACTACACGCCAATTCTTGATGGCATCACCAAGAAGGTCAACGGCGGACTTCTGGGCACGCTTCGAGATGGGTTCTCGTTCACGCAGACAGACCTCGGCACTGTGAACTTCCCGGACATGGCGGGCTTCTACCCGTATGACCCGGCGAAGACGGATGTGATCGACAAGGCGAAGGAAAACCGCCTACGCGTGCTGCAGCAAGTCCACTTTGAAAAAGGTGGTTTTGGCGAGATTGACCTTGTGCTGCTGGTCAACGGCATCCCCGTGATCACGATGGAACTCAAGACTGACAACACACAGTCGATTGATGATGCTGTCAAGCAGTACAAGTACGACCGCAAGCCGAACCGCTCCGAGCGCCCGCTGCTTAATCCCGGCCGCTGTCTCGTCCACTTCGCAGTGTCTTCTCGTGAAGTCATGATGACCACGGAACTCAACGGCACCGATACCGTCTTCCTCCCGTTCAACCAGGGAACCGAGGAAGGCCGCGCTGGCAATCCCGACAACCCCAACGGGTACAACGTTTCCTACCTGTGGGAGTGGGTGTGCTCGCCAGATCTGTTGCTACGCATCCTGAAGGATTACGCGCTGTGGGAGCCGTCCACGAAGGGAAACGAGGGGCGTCTGATCTTCCCGCGCTTCCACCAGTTGCGTTCAGTAGAGCGTGTCACCAGCGACGTCGCAACCAATGGCACCGGTCGGCGGTACTTGATCCAGCACTCTGCGGGTTCTGGCAAGACGAAAACCATCGCATGGTTGGCACACCGTGCCAACAAGATGATCCATGAAGACGGTACGAAACTTTTCGATTGCGTAATCGTCGTTACGGATCGCACCGTGCTGGATAAGAACGTCGCGGACGGACTTTCACTTCTGCAGGCCTCTGAAGGCATGGTCATCAACATCACCAGCGATGACACGTCCAAGTCCGAGAAACTCAACCACTATCTCACCCAGGGCAAGCGCATTTTGTCCTGTACGCTGCAGACCTTCCCGGCACTGGCGCAAACGATTGACCGTTCGCCGAAACTGCGGAACCGCCGCTGGCTCGTGATTATCGACGAAGCGCACTCGTCCCAACACGGCAAGGCATCGCGCACGCTGCTCGAGACATTGTCGGATACTCCCGACGAGCTTGCGGAAGCGGCAACGCGAGCGGCTGCGGATATTGAAGACGAAGAGATGCTCGATGGTGGGGCAGCGCTCAGCGAGCCTGCCGGTTCGACTCAATCTGGCGGGCTCACGCGTGCTGAAAAGGACCGTCTGCAGCAGCAGCGAGACTCGGCGGTCGCGCGGTCGTCGAACGTCACGCTCGTTGCGTTGACCGCAACACCCAAGGCGAAGACGCTTGCCGTGTTTGGTGAGCCATCTCCGGACAATCCAGAGAAGTACGTGGCGTTTGACCTGTACTCCATGGCGCAGGCGATCGACGAGAACTTCATTCTGGATGTGCTCCAGAACTACATCTCACTGTCGCTCTACGCCAAGATCGAAGACCAACTTGGCCGCGAAGACGACGTCATTCTTGGCGAGGCAAAATCCGCACTCAAGCACTTCGTTCGGTCCCACGAGAAGACGATTCACTCCAAGGCAGAAGTGGCCGTTGAGCACTTCAACAACAACGTGCGTTTCCTGCTCGGATCGACCGCGAAAGCAATGGTCGTTTGCGACGACCGCATGAGCGCATACACCTGGTTCCGGGCGGTTCAGGACGTGATCAAGTCCAACCCGAAGTACCACGGGCTCGAAGCGCTGGTGGCGTTCTCTGGTTCGCTTGACGTGTCCAAGGATGAGGACATCGAGGAGATCGTTACGGAATCCTCCCTCAATAACGAGAACGCACCTGAGGGCCATCGTCGGATGGAAACGACGAAGATGTTCGACGGTGCGGCGTACAAGTTCCTCATCGTGGCCAACAAGTATCAGACCGGCTTTGACGAACCTCGCCTGTCAGCGATGTACGTGGATAAACCTCTGTCCGGTGTGATGGCGGTGCAGACCCTCTCGCGACTGAACAGGACGATGCCATCGAAGAATAAGACCAAGACCTTCGTCGTCGACTTCGTCAATGACCCCGAAACGATTCTTCACTCATTCCAGCCGTACTACTCGCAGGCGTCTATCGACACCGAGGTAGACCCCGACGTACTTGCAGATCTTGCTCGCGTACTGGACACCTCCCAGTTCTACGACGTCGAGGAGATGGAAGCGATCGCCGACACGGTGATGGATCGCGACATCGATGTGAAGAAGAAAGACAGCCTGCTTCGAATTGGTATCGATCCGATCATTACCCGGTGGACCGAGTTCTACGGAGGTGCCTTGGTCTCCGGGGACAAAGACAACGAAGCAGTGGCCACAGATTTCCGTGCGAACCTGGTGAAGTACGTTCACGCGTGGGACTTCTTGAGCCAGTTCATCGACTTCCAAGACATCACTCTGCACAAGCGTGCAATCTTCGCTGACCTGCTCGCGCGCAACCTCAAGCTTGGCAAGAAAGCACGCGAGGAGGACTACGTCACCGGCGTCGAGGTAGTGAAGACCGCCGTCATGGGTGACGTTGAAACAGGCGTTGAGCTGAAACTCAACATCGAGGATTCGCGAGCCCCGCTCCCTGTTCCAGGGTTCGATGGTCGTGTCTCTACCGGTGGGGCAGGGGATCCGCTGCAAGGCGCATTCCGCGAAGCAGTAGAGCAAGTCAACGAGCTGTTCTCCGCTGCGGGCATCGACATGTCCAACTCGGCGAATACCCGCATGGTTCATGCCGTGTGGGAGGCGTTGGCTAACGACGAAGAAGTGGAAGCCCTTGCCACCAAGAACCCGCAGGAGGCGTTGGCAAAGTCACCGAAACTTCGCGACAAAGTGCTTTCCGCAATCTTGGGTGCCGATGCTGAGCACGAGCAGTTCACTAACCTCATGCTCGGTGGCGAAGACGCGCTGAACGTTCTCACCGCTGCAATGTCCCGTCTTGCAGTTGCCGCAATGGAAGACAAGGCGCGCGGGATTGCTGTGCCGGACGACGCGCTCATCGGTGGTGCGGAAGAACCCCAGGATGAGTCGCCGGTTGAACGTCGTATCCAGGACCTTCTCGATGTAATGCTCATGCACGCTGGTGCTTCTACTGTTGAGGAAGAACTCGCCCGCTCACTCGATGACGCACTTTCGAACCGTGGAACCTCCAACGTGTTCGAGGTGGTTCGCTCACAGTTCGTCGGGCACTCGTTGCCAGTTGACGGTGATCTGTACCAGGGTGTCGTGATGTACGCGGTGGAGCACTACTAA